The following nucleotide sequence is from Glycine max cultivar Williams 82 chromosome 9, Glycine_max_v4.0, whole genome shotgun sequence.
AATTGGTAGCATGCTGTAAGGTACTCTTCAAAGCTACTATTATTAAACTTTTAGATATATTGTGATAACTTTTCTGAAAGTATGAAGACTTCAGTAAttcaataaagttttttttttttttagaattgctTTTATGGTGCAATCTCCCTTAATTGTCATTGTTGATTGTGTCAGGTTGCTAGCCTAGGGAAGATTCTGGGACCAAGAGGACTGATGCCAAACCCAAAAGCTGGCACTGTAACACCCAATATTCCCCAGGTGTATTATCCACTtctattgtttcttttctttgcaTGCATGTTATCTATAACCTTCTTGCAAATACAAATTATTGTACTTGCTTGACTTATTTccattttggttttttcttctCTGTTAACAGAAGAAAGGGAGAaagggtggggggggggggggggggatacaTGGCCATTGGCCTTCAAGGTTTTGCTCCACAAAATTATGCACTAACTAGGCTAATCAGAAAGGCTTTAAATTCACATTTTACAGGCTATAGCAGAATTCAAGCAGGGAAAAGTTGAATACAGGGCAGACAAAACTGGAATCGTGCACTTACCTTTTGGAAAAGCTGACTTTCCAGAAGAGGATCTTCTTGTAAACTTGCTTGCTGCAGTGGTATGTTCTTCCCTTTGCATCCTTTCCAACTGTATTTCACTCACTCAAATGATAAACTTCTAACTCAGTGTCCTAATTTCACAGAAATCAGTAGAGGCAAACAAACCTTCAGGTGCTAAAGGTGTGTACTGGAAAAGTGCTCACATATGCTCAGCCATGGGACCTTCAATCAGGTTAAATATCAGGGAGATGCTTGATTACAGACCTCCATCAGAATAGAACCCTCACATGTAAATGTTCGTTTGGCCTCAGTCAGCTATCCCGGGTGCCATTGTGAGATCTTGCcaaatatttattcaaagaTGTTACCAAAGTTACATACAGGGGATGGGATCTCTCTGTTCCAAATGTTTGCACACTGCTACATTACATAATCTTTGACCCCGGCTGAGGATTTTCCTTGTATTACTTTGTAACTAACACCAGAgatctaattatattttctttcgtgggaataaattttcatttttacgtTTTGATTATTAGTAGTAGGTATTTCACTCTTCAACTGCCTGTGTTCGTTGTACTCAACACAATTGCTATGGTATGTATGGCCCAGTAAAATGTCAGTCAAGGATTGCTATGGTATGTATGGCCCAGTGAAATTTCAGGTAAGTGTAGGATTACAGAttatcttataaaaagaaaggaaaatgtctCTTCTCCGTTGTTCTTTCCTCATGTCTGTCCACTGTTCCTGACAGTACCAATCCTCATCAATAACCTTTTCAACCTTGCATCCTTGGGTCGACTTCTCTAGTACCCCAAAAAAACCACATATTACTTTCCCACCTTCAAGGACATGACCTGGTCCCCCACGACGTTCACCCGTGAACATGTCATCATTTTTACTTATTCATCAACTGGTTGTTAATTAAGAtcttatttctctttcttcAACAACATCCCCTCCCCCCATTTGAAGAACGTGAGTGGTTTTTTCAATGCTTTTTGTGGCGTGCATTTACATGCAAAAAAGATTTCAATCATATAAGTAGAGCCCAGGTAACGACAAAACTACTTGGTTTGGTATTAGTACATAGCCCAACATGCCTACCCtgtccctttttattttttattttcttatgatcTCATCCTCATCCCATTGACACTTGtcttttaaatcaaaatttggAATCAACAATCAGTTGCTTTGCTTTCAATTAGAGGACTTCATTGTGCTACTCTTCGAATCACATACTAAGTTGACATTTTATAGACACACAGCTAAACAATAACAAAGCATTTCgtacaaaaaaaatagagacactatttcattaaaaataatgtattttattttatacaatttttttacttacaaatataaatattaaatacagataaatatttaattttttctttataaaaataaaaatttaatacatgAATTGTATTGCGTCAAAATATGTCACTTACAATCAACGTTTACagatttttattcattttttttaccaaaatagcgaggaataaataaataatacgaATTAATTAAGTTCTCACTAAATTTCATTCATTTCcctatgtaattttatatttatatattttgtgtcAAACTTTAAATATATCATAAGCCAaactcaataaatattaatttcagtttaatttacaaaatcaaaaaataaaaaatatatgaattacaaaatatttaatttaaaataaaataatgaataaagtttaaacaattaaattttttttatattaatagaaGTTTCTTAGGTGAatttatctctctctcttttaaatGAAACATTTATCCTTTAGCAGCGtgtatttaatttcattaacaCTTTAAACAAAGATGTAGTACTACTTAACATAGAAGAAACAAAGGCACCAAATTCATAAGAGTTGTTAAGGAAAAGTTAAACCTAAATGATTGGTAGTAAGAAGGCAAGAGTGAACAGCTATACTATTACTATAACAGTGTTGTTATGTAGCCGAAACGGTGCGTTTAAACTTTTTATAGGAATAGGAGTAGGTAATGCGGGTGCCAGCTGTTACCATATcactcttcttctccttcttcttctctcgtcctcctcttctgttttcttctttttcactgCTCTTCCTCTTCGGTTAGGGTTTCATTTTTTCATCCCGATCCATATTTCGTTGCCGCTACTATTCCTTCCTCGCTTCGATTTTTTCACTTCTCGCTCTTACACGGTACGTtgtttcttttttgctatcttatcgtaatccctaaatcaaccttACTCTCTCTGTCTGTTTCTTCATTTCAGCACTTGTTAGCTCGAATCTTtagatttttgttattatattcgACATTACTATTTTTGGCTTGTCAAATTTGGATTTAGTGATCGTGCCACTTAGAGTTCGTTTTTTAGTGCAAAAAGGAAATATCGTTGTTTATTTCATTACTCGTCTATAGAACTTAGTCATTACTATAGTTGTCTCTTTTAGCTTTTGTCTTTAGCTGTAATTTTCCAACCTAGTGAACCAACAATGTAATCTAATCTGAGATGCTAggctcaatttatttatttgtttgttttcattttttttttttggttcaaaCCCTGTTGACCCAGTAGGAGAGATGAGCTCTATGGGGAAAAAATGGTCTTGATGAACACATCGTggtagaaaaaaaagaagaagcagaagCTGAAACCGTTTTGCATGGTTTTATATGGTTCcgttttatttgatatttttgagGTCTACTTATCTTGCTATAGGAAATTGCAGAAACAAAATCCTAGGCCTTAAAAACCACAGTTGCGAGAATTGATGCCTGAAAGAAATTCCTGCTAAATGCATGTCAAAATTTCAGACTTGAaaatcttgaattataatctcatTTTGTTCTATGCAGTAGTATGTTTATATTAGGCAGTAGTTTGGAATAGTACTTGATTCTGATTATCCTCTTTCAACAAGCTTTAAACTGTTCTCTTACTTTAATCACAGATCTTAAGCTTTGAAGTATTACAAGTTTGCTTCATTGCTATGTGGTGCCACTTGGCTTATCACCGGCAACCACCTGGTTATCCTGTGTAAAACTCCATGGTACCAGAGGGCTAGGGAGTTATGGGCTTCTCTCAGGATGCTAATTTTTATAGGGGTAAGCATTTTAGATTTGATGGATGAGGGAATCATTAATTTACAGTTCAGGTTTTCTTAAGCTCCTGAGTCCTGATTGTTTGCAAACTCATTAATTTATTGTTGAGGTGGTCATCATACTGCAATATGTATCGACAaattcataattcatttttaaaatatttgttggatCAAAACACGTTGGTATACATTACTGGCTTGCATTATCTTTGAGCACTGTTCTATGAATTATACTTCTGCTAAGTCAAGTGCTGATTAAATTGTTGCAGGTTCCTTGTGCTGTCAGCTAATTCTATTTTTCATCTGGCTTCCTACTTTCCAATATGTGACAGCACGGGAAATACATGCTGACCATAGAAGAATTTCTACTCTGGTAGAGTTAGCTAAGGAACCTGCTTCTGGAGAATCTGGGCTCTTTGACCCCATAGAAATATCACCTGCTGTATTACCAAAATTCCCATATCCCACTGAGTCTTTACCACCCATGTACCCTACCTTCCCAACCAGATATGAACCAGTTTTAACTGGAAAATGCCCTGTAAACTTTTCTCATTCAGGTATATCAAGTATCCTAGATAAAACAGCATCTGATTGCTCTGGACCTTTGGCAGCCCTTGTAGGGAATGTAATATGTTGTCCTCAGTTAAGTAGTTTGATCCACATCTTCCAGGGTTACTTCAGCATGAAATCTGATCATTTGGTTTTGCCAAATGCAGTTGCTGATCATTGTTTTTCTGATATCATTAGTATTCTAGCCAGTAGAGGGGCAAATAGTACAATCCCCAGACTTTGTTCCATAAAATCATCTAATTTTACAGGCGGGTCATGTCCTGTGAAGGACGATTCTACTTTTGAGAAAACAGTTAACTCAAGTAAGTTACTTGAGGCTTGCAGCACTGTTGATCCACTTAAAGAGTGTTGCAGGCCTGTTTGCCAACCTGCGATAATGGATGCAGCCTTACAGATTTCTGGAAGACAAATGATGATtaacaataatgaaaatatgGCCGGGGAAGTGAATCACACTGATTATCTTAACGATTGTAAAAGTGTGGTTTATTCATATCTTTCCAAAAAACTATCATTTGAGGCCGCAAATACTGCATTCCGTATACTATCTGCTTGCAAAGTCAACAAAGGTATATTGTTTAACCATTTCATtcttaatgtaatatattttaagtttagAGAGATTGTCAGTGGCATGACTAATCATCTCGTTCATGAATAAATTGGGAAGGAATGTGGGGGAATGTATTTAAGTGATTTTATATTACTGGTCATAATGTACCTCATTCTTCACATTTTGTAATTGTTTTCTGTGGTATTGGTTTAGATTCTTGTGTCCTGTCCTGTTACATGAgtgcttccattttttttcttcctttcaatGTTTGCT
It contains:
- the LOC100809087 gene encoding uncharacterized GPI-anchored protein At1g61900 isoform X2, with translation MGFSQDANFYRGSLCCQLILFFIWLPTFQYVTAREIHADHRRISTLVELAKEPASGESGLFDPIEISPAVLPKFPYPTESLPPMYPTFPTRYEPVLTGKCPVNFSHSGISSILDKTASDCSGPLAALVGNVICCPQLSSLIHIFQGYFSMKSDHLVLPNAVADHCFSDIISILASRGANSTIPRLCSIKSSNFTGGSCPVKDDSTFEKTVNSSKLLEACSTVDPLKECCRPVCQPAIMDAALQISGRQMMINNNENMAGEVNHTDYLNDCKSVVYSYLSKKLSFEAANTAFRILSACKVNKVCPLTFKEPTEVINACWNVAAPSPSCCSSLNTYITGIQKQMLITNKQAIICATLFGSMLRGGGVMTNIYELCDVDLKDFSIQGCLLRSLPGDVIFDNSSGFSFTCDLSDNIAAPWPSSSSSFASMSLCAPEMSLPALPTSSQTLKNNGCNSGGVGLLLLIFSFFIFSTLLY
- the LOC100809087 gene encoding uncharacterized GPI-anchored protein At1g61900 isoform X1, coding for MGFSQDANFYRGSLCCQLILFFIWLPTFQYVTAREIHADHRRISTLVELAKEPASGESGLFDPIEISPAVLPKFPYPTESLPPMYPTFPTRYEPVLTGKCPVNFSHSGISSILDKTASDCSGPLAALVGNVICCPQLSSLIHIFQGYFSMKSDHLVLPNAVADHCFSDIISILASRGANSTIPRLCSIKSSNFTGGSCPVKDDSTFEKTVNSSKLLEACSTVDPLKECCRPVCQPAIMDAALQISGRQMMINNNENMAGEVNHTDYLNDCKSVVYSYLSKKLSFEAANTAFRILSACKVNKVCPLTFKEPTEVINACWNVAAPSPSCCSSLNTYITGIQKQMLITNKQAIICATLFGSMLRGGGVMTNIYELCDVDLKDFSIQAYGQQGCLLRSLPGDVIFDNSSGFSFTCDLSDNIAAPWPSSSSSFASMSLCAPEMSLPALPTSSQTLKNNGCNSGGVGLLLLIFSFFIFSTLLY